A section of the Euwallacea fornicatus isolate EFF26 chromosome 24, ASM4011564v1, whole genome shotgun sequence genome encodes:
- the LOC136346827 gene encoding condensin complex subunit 3-like: protein MEIDGKHVMDETVQEILKIFSTSQETTACHQKNAFLLKKIYSQSNLEVFWNVLVRPINVILTTEFKNTNRYVDRVIDFLGKFCATFSRNQKAPCNNNEPYLEDPLIVKLFMYLLQYSNNISDTISYRSCELINKIIEHLADSELSENLCQKILESLKDRLFDAKGVIRLQAVQVLYPFQDPNDSENPVTIKFMESLYDSQAQVRQMCVEKIALTRNVSEHIIKKTRDVNPEVRLTAYKRLAKLVKTLKIADRRTVFMSAMLDTVKTIRDYVCQELLASWWQINDCNIIALLKAFRLDADEKDIEFTIKIYEHILIDFYFKNKSRDEILGPLQLSNEKLVPHDKLNWETVIYWRVLVSQIVSRELQNAIDLDPLVPEVVFLCQYIKEYVESYIPTTETGYLEQQYIIKQLFLALKLLDLSDAHCMKSVRLLVEVLLKSGDLIDDVIETIMAIMDKILPKPELRFQFAMEIISDIMHPIDVTEHPQVQEERKFQLAKLKVELTSLKADQESALQVKEYMEAERLKHEIEGISLQFANLKKMIDMPVEQETACRADISTLCKCLDIAWAVLRTTSAGVITPTMRSLKDEFLPDLLSHDNEVVRLKALRCYAICCIYDKPTARQGIHIFAIPISDYQTEQECCTQLLLICIAAISDLLWIYGNDLLTVPQDNQLSDSVDEEHEKVFAGGTSFSSLIQGLVDLMDDEEYDIQLKACEGLCKLVLGERIQSPMVISRLILKWCNPCEEDKFEGDCLRQYIGEVLEMIPHLTDGAEQLEKAVLPTIETLVNAPQKSPLSGVDVFIMTKFLLALCKVSSKGQSIHCNLAFSLCRKINHNPECKMNSSYSKILLMIDLPEDKGALEEMFVIIDDAREYINEKLTLKNVTKFLSILSQRIRDCKNMSVIAEDSSSESFDDEELEDVEKV, encoded by the exons atggaaatagaCGGGAAACATGTAATGGACGAAACTGTacaagaaattttgaagatattttctaCTTCACAGGAGACTACAGCATGTCACCAAAAAAATGCTTTcctgttgaaaaaaatttatagtcaA tctAATTTAGAAGTATTCTGGAATGTGCTAGTCCGTCCAATCAATGTGATTTTAACAACAGAATTCAAGAATACAAATCGATATGTTGATAGAGTTATTGACTTCTTGGGGAAATTTTGTGCCACCTTTTCCAGAAATCAAAAAGCCCCCTGTAATAATAATGAGCCTTATTTGGAAGACCCTTTAATTGTCAAACTTTTTATGTACTTACTTCAG tataGCAACAATATATCCGACACTATAAGCTATCGTTCCTGTGAGCTTATAAACAAAATCATAGAACATTTGGCAGACTCTgaattaagtgaaaatttgTGCCAAAAAATACTTGAGAGTTTAAAAGATCGCTTATTT GATGCCAAAGGTGTCATTCGGTTACAAGCAGTGCAAGTTCTGTACCCATTCCAAGATCCAAATGACTCTGAAAATCCggtaacaattaaatttatggaatCGCTTTATGATAGCCAGGCGCAA GTGCGTCAAATGTGCGTGGAGAAAATAGCTTTAACTCGAAATGTCTCTGAacacataataaaaaagactAGAGATGTTAATCCCGAAGTCCGATTAACTGCCTATAAAAGACTCGCGAAGCTTGTTAAAACCCTTAAG ATTGCAGATCGAAGAACTGTGTTTATGTCAGCCATGTTAGATACAGTGAAAACAATAAGAGACTATGTTTGCCAGGAATTACTAGCTTCCTGGTGGCAGATTAATGACTGTAACATAATAGCCTTACTAAAGGCCTTTCGCCTGGATGCTGATGAAAAGGACATTGAAtttactattaaaatttacgaacACATCTTAATCGATTtctattttaa aaataaaagtaGGGATGAAATACTGGGTCCTTTGCAGTTGagtaatgaaaaattagtGCCACACGATAAGTTAAATTGGGAAACTGTCATCTACTGGCGCGTCTTGGTGTCCCAGATTGTGAGTCGAGAGTTGCAAAATGCAATAGATTTAGACCCCTTGGTGCCGGAGGTAGTGTTTTTATGTCAGTATATAAAAGA ATATGTTGAATCATATATACCTACCACAGAAACTGGTTATTTAGAGCAACAGTACAttattaaacaactttttttggcACTGAAATTGCTTGATCTTTCTGATGCCCACTGTATGAAATCTGTACGACTGCTCGTAGAAGTGCTGCTAAAATCTGGGGATTTAATAGACGACGTCATCGAAACTATTATGG CAATTATGGATAAGATTTTGCCAAAACCTGAGCTGCGATTTCAGTTTGCAATGGAAATAATATCCGACATAATGCATCCTATCGATGTAACTGAGCACCCGCAAGTACAAGAAGAACGAAAATTCCAG CTTGCAAAATTGAAAGTTGAACTGACCTCATTGAAGGCAGACCAAGAGAGTGCGTTGCAAGTTAAAGAATATATGGAGGCAGAACGGTTGAAACATGAAATAGAAGGCATTTCATTACAATTcgctaatttaaaaaaaatgattgataTGCCGGTTGAACAAGAAACCGCATGTCGTGCAGATATCTCAACGCTTTGTAAATGTTTAGATATTGCCTGGGCAGTTTTACGCACAACCAGT GCAGGTGTGATAACGCCCACAATGAGATCTCTGAAAGACGAATTTTTGCCGGATCTACTGAGCCACGATAACGAAGTAGTGAGGCTAAAAGCTCTCAGGTGCTACGCTATTTGCTGTATCTATGATAAGCCTACAGCTCGGCAGGGTATccatatttttgcaataccG ATTTCAGATTACCAAACAGAACAAGAGTGTTGCACGCAACTCTTATTGATTTGCATAGCTGCAATATCGGATTTATTGTGGATTTACGGCAACGATCTATTGACCGTTCCACAAGACAATCAATTAAGCGACAGCGTCGATGAGGAACACGAAAAAGTCTTTGCCGGAGGCACTTCGTTTAGTTCGTTGATTCAGGGGTTGGTCGATTTAATGGATGAcgag GAATATGACATACAGCTAAAAGCCTGCGAGGGACTGTGCAAATTAGTTTTAGGGGAACGAATACAATCGCCTATGGTAATTTCCAGGCTAATTCTGAAATGGTGTAATCCTTGTGAGGAAG ATAAATTTGAAGGCGACTGTCTGAGACAGTATATAGGTGAAGTACTGGAAATGATTCCGCACTTAACTGACGGCGCTGAACAATTAGAAAAAGCGGTTTTGCCCACCATAGAGACTTTAGTAAATGCCCCCCAAAAAAGCCCTTTGTCTGGAGTTGATGTCTTTattatgaccaaatttctATTGGCTCTATGTAAAGTGTCTTCTAAG GGTCAATCCATTCACTGCAATTTGGCTTTTTCTCTATGCCGAAAAATTAATCACAATCCAGAATGTAAAATGAACAGTTCGTAT
- the lin gene encoding protein lines, which produces MVLRQRETTMSSDQPVKKKPKRGNSSDADETDFIHSLRDSEVQSDLQALHLSLSPDVNEDEITLNSVNLEYNGKNFLVASDSELEKSVSESEQSEPRSELTSSASIQSDSFSIPPAPNINSDLKNEPGSSENPANSTGDSTLNEFQQSLIRQCLCGVSETILCQPLQQLPRVLGNESIILLEWDDSKVLQFLSNLQLLFDVFLKQNNKGFICSKVIANCEMIIYNRYNLIEQIISLCETRNKFVHYLAARVLSSFLITAKTNINNEWLETMIGFLTSESLNYPKMNFSLEVIKRVVEWKDIEIHVLEDTDSQEAPSNVNANCETVPFRDAESFDTSAIKGLIIKSLESKWPDLIAKIQNMILNNSSVEIQTCSLTFLMLWERIISVKANLSVIDIKPFYAHLETFVALLNNNLPAIIWKQLLSLFNEVLCYGSTLALQDMVPDDTCQLAHLIVRYVKDYRLLDSLPYRTEPGSTVNSFVGTIPSIEASQSNVDRTLLQQMVLLVLKAVAVTVKETRSDSSDSSVGSDDFDFYQDMQLIERSIRDVLKKVDAFVKNASDFHPETPLCNTMVHLFSDQDNYLIESMVSTLDISVGISYRNAVFPDLAVLLNPIHSFIEFLKIVSHDSDVLLDYLVGSETCFLLYLLRFLKYTRRNWAKFVSSCGEGNTSRSNELDDTMAVLIRLKMQINRLVSRDLFPYNINPILRLLTMCENLYDGNEYS; this is translated from the coding sequence ATGGTTCTCAGGCAAAGAGAGACCACAATGTCATCAGATCAACCTGTAAAAAAGAAGCCAAAGCGGGGAAATAGTTCAGATGCAGATGAGACAGATTTCATTCATAGTTTACGTGACAGTGAAGTTCAATCTGACCTACAAGCATTACACCTTTCTCTGTCTCCAGATGTCAATGAAGACGAAATCACGTTAAATTCCGTAAATTTAGAGTATAATGGCAAGAACTTTTTGGTGGCTAGTGATAGTGAACTAGAAAAAAGTGTTAGTGAATCAGAACAAAGTGAACCAAGAAGTGAACTTACATCATCTGCTAGCATACAGTCAGATAGTTTTTCCATTCCTCCCGCCCcaaatataaattctgatcTTAAAAATGAGCCTGGATCAAGTGAAAACCCTGCAAATAGCACTGGAGATAGTACACTTAATGAGTTCCAACAAAGCCTTATCAGGCAGTGCTTATGTGGAGTATCTGAGACAATATTGTGCCAGCCTTTGCAACAACTACCAAGAGTTCTGGGTAATGAAAGCATAATTTTATTAGAGTGGGATGATAGTAAAGttttacaatttctttcaaatctCCAACTCTTGTTTGATGTATTTCTGAAACAGAATAACAAGGGATTTATCTGCTCAAAAGTTATAGCCAATTGTGAAATGATTATTTATAACAGGTATAATCTTATTGAGCAGATTATTTCACTTTGTGAAACTAGGAATAAGTTTGTGCATTATTTAGCAGCTCGAGTACTAAGTAGTTTCTTAATAACAGCAAAGACAAACATTAATAATGAGTGGCTAGAAACAATGATTGGATTTTTAACTTCAGAATCTTTAAATTacccaaaaatgaatttttctcttGAAGTAATAAAGCGAGTTGTTGAGTGGAAAGATATTGAAATACATGTTCTTGAAGACACAGATTCTCAAGAAGCACCAAGCAATGTGAATGCTAATTGTGAAACAGTACCTTTCCGTGATGCAGAGAGCTTTGACACGTCTGCAATTAAaggattaataataaaaagtctGGAGTCAAAGTGGCCAGATTTAATtgccaaaattcaaaatatgataCTGAACAACTCCTCTGTTGAAATACAAACCTGCAGTCTCACATTCCTCATGTTGTGGGAGAGAATAATCTCAGTTAAAGCCAATTTAAGTGTAATAGATATTAAGCCTTTTTATGCCCATCTAGAAACCTTTGTTGCATTactaaataacaatttacCAGCAATAATTTGGAAACAGTTACTGTCCCTTTTCAATGAAGTTCTTTGTTACGGTAGTACCTTGGCTTTACAAGATATGGTTCCAGATGATACCTGCCAGTTAGCTCACTTAATTGttcgttatgttaaagattaTAGGCTCCTTGATAGCTTGCCTTACCGAACTGAGCCAGGCAGTACTGTAAATAGCTTTGTAGGAACAATTCCCAGCATTGAAGCCTCTCAATCAAATGTTGACAGAACTTTGCTTCAGCAGATGGTGCTATTAGTTCTAAAAGCTGTAGCTGTAACAGTTAAAGAGACTCGATCAGATAGTTCAGATTCCAGCGTAGGTTCagatgattttgatttttatcaggACATGCAGTTGATAGAAAGATCTATTAgagatgttttaaaaaaagtggatGCATTTGTCAAAAACGCCTCTGACTTTCACCCAGAGACTCCACTTTGTAACACTATGGTCCATCTGTTTAGTGACCAAGATAATTATCTTATAGAATCTATGGTGTCTACTTTGGATATTTCTGTAGGCATTTCTTATAGAAATGCAGTTTTCCCTGATCTGGCAGTTTTGTTGAATCCCATTCACTCTTTCATAGAGTTCCTGAAGATTGTTAGTCATGATTCAGATGTGTTACTTGATTACTTGGTTGGAAGTGAAACCTgctttttattgtatttattaCGATTCCTGAAGTATACTCGAAGAAACTGGGCAAAATTTGTCAGCAGTTGTGGTGAAGGAAACACATCTCGAAGCAATGAGTTGGATGACACTATGGCTGTGCTAATAAggttaaaaatgcaaatcaaCCGGTTGGTGTCCAGGGACCTGTTTCCTTATAATATCAACCCTATTTTGAGACTGCTCACCATGTGTGAAAATTTGTATGATGGGAATGAATATAGCTGA